In Entomomonas moraniae, one DNA window encodes the following:
- a CDS encoding AAA family ATPase codes for MLIIFSGLPGCGKSSISSELAKQLNAIYLRIDTIEQLY; via the coding sequence GTGTTAATTATTTTTAGTGGGCTGCCAGGATGTGGTAAAAGCAGTATTTCAAGTGAACTTGCCAAACAGCTTAATGCTATCTATTTACGTATTGATACAATAGAGCAACTATACTGA
- the hemG gene encoding menaquinone-dependent protoporphyrinogen IX dehydrogenase, with translation MTTKTLLLYSTVEGQTLTILEKIAKQLPDQSYQLHNIEEPLNKNLNDYDAILVGGSIRYGRFRKSLIQFVNTHTDILNRKKTAFFCVCVTARKVGKDTPEGSVYTRKFFAKTKWQPQLKAVFAGALYYPQYNWFDRNMIRFIMKMGGEKNHDMTQNYSYTDWNKVDEFAKRFLLLTSS, from the coding sequence ATGACCACTAAAACATTGCTTTTATATTCAACTGTCGAGGGGCAGACTCTGACTATTTTAGAGAAAATAGCAAAGCAACTGCCTGATCAAAGTTATCAACTACATAATATAGAAGAACCTCTTAATAAAAACCTAAATGACTATGATGCTATTTTGGTAGGTGGATCCATTCGCTATGGGCGCTTTAGAAAGTCATTAATCCAGTTTGTTAATACACATACTGATATTTTAAATAGGAAAAAAACGGCGTTCTTTTGTGTTTGCGTCACTGCGAGGAAAGTAGGTAAAGATACGCCAGAGGGTAGTGTTTATACCCGTAAGTTTTTTGCTAAAACGAAATGGCAACCACAGTTAAAGGCTGTGTTTGCAGGTGCTTTATATTATCCACAATACAATTGGTTTGATAGAAATATGATCCGTTTTATTATGAAAATGGGTGGTGAGAAAAATCACGATATGACTCAAAACTACAGTTATACTGATTGGAATAAAGTGGATGAGTTCGCTAAAAGATTTTTATTACTAACAAGTAGTTAA
- a CDS encoding SLC13 family permease: protein MNIDLIIVLSLLVVAIIAFIINKPRMDFVALSVIVAFPLTGILTVNETLIGFSDSSVILIAAFFVIGDSLVRTGIAYSVGEWLIKQAKNNETRLIILLMGSVALLGSIMSSTGIVAIFIPIVLNIARHMNADPKRLMMPLSFAALISGMLTLVATAPNLVVSSSLKEAGFTPFSFFSFTPIGLVILVMGIVYMLFARRLLASPADNDIASHQNKRHLVDLIKDYNLSGRNRRLRVNSGSLMIGKTIAELQLRARFGANIIGIEREKRITYKVLDASSHLEIKVGDILLCDFFYKETVDDFCNTFQLTKLAFKGDYFTDQSHSIGMAEVSLPPESKLIGKNILEIGFRSTYRLNVVGLRRNGESLENDIIDENLKLGDTLLVIGTWKAIKQLQTLNQDFLVLSLPAEIDQVAPALSRAPYALITLAITVGLMISGIFPNVITALLGCLLMGAFRCIDMDSAYKSIHWQSLILIIGMFPFAAALQKTGGVNLAVSGLLSVVGDSSPHLLIAALFILTASIGLFISNTATAILLAPIAIQAAEQVGVSPYPFAMTIALAASAAFMTPVSSPVNTLVVGPGRYKFIDFIKLGVPFTLIVMVICILFVPILFPLHPIP from the coding sequence ATGAATATCGATTTAATCATCGTTCTCAGCTTATTAGTCGTAGCTATTATCGCTTTTATTATCAATAAGCCACGTATGGATTTCGTAGCGCTTTCTGTTATTGTCGCCTTCCCCCTTACAGGAATTTTAACAGTTAATGAAACACTCATAGGCTTTAGCGACAGCAGTGTTATTTTAATTGCCGCATTCTTTGTTATTGGTGATAGCCTTGTTCGCACAGGTATTGCTTACAGCGTTGGGGAATGGCTTATTAAACAAGCTAAAAACAACGAAACACGCCTTATCATCTTACTCATGGGATCTGTTGCTTTACTTGGTTCAATCATGAGCTCAACAGGTATTGTTGCCATATTCATTCCTATTGTTCTAAATATTGCCAGACACATGAATGCAGACCCTAAACGTCTCATGATGCCACTTAGCTTTGCTGCCCTTATCAGCGGAATGCTCACATTGGTCGCCACAGCTCCCAACCTTGTTGTCAGCAGCTCTTTAAAAGAGGCGGGGTTTACCCCCTTTAGTTTCTTTTCATTTACACCCATTGGCTTAGTGATTTTAGTCATGGGTATTGTCTATATGCTATTTGCGCGCCGCCTACTTGCTTCCCCCGCTGATAACGATATCGCATCACATCAAAATAAACGACATTTGGTTGATTTAATTAAAGATTATAACTTATCTGGCCGAAACCGACGGTTACGAGTTAATTCGGGCTCCCTTATGATTGGCAAGACCATAGCAGAACTACAACTAAGAGCCCGTTTTGGTGCAAATATTATTGGCATAGAAAGAGAAAAGCGTATCACTTACAAAGTTCTTGATGCGTCTTCACATCTTGAAATAAAAGTGGGTGACATTTTATTGTGCGATTTTTTCTACAAAGAAACGGTTGACGATTTTTGTAATACATTTCAACTGACAAAACTCGCTTTTAAAGGTGATTACTTCACTGATCAATCACACTCAATCGGTATGGCTGAGGTTTCACTCCCTCCTGAGTCAAAGCTAATAGGTAAAAATATCTTAGAAATAGGTTTTCGTTCTACCTATCGATTGAATGTGGTTGGATTACGGCGTAATGGTGAGTCATTAGAAAATGACATCATAGATGAAAATCTCAAGCTAGGTGACACTTTATTAGTCATCGGAACATGGAAAGCCATTAAACAACTACAAACACTCAATCAAGATTTCTTGGTTTTAAGCCTGCCCGCAGAAATTGATCAAGTAGCCCCTGCACTTAGCCGTGCACCTTATGCGCTTATAACACTGGCTATCACCGTTGGATTAATGATCAGTGGTATTTTCCCCAACGTGATCACTGCCTTGCTAGGCTGCTTACTAATGGGAGCATTTCGTTGTATTGACATGGACAGTGCTTACAAATCTATCCATTGGCAAAGTTTAATCTTAATTATTGGTATGTTTCCCTTTGCGGCAGCATTACAAAAAACGGGGGGAGTTAATCTAGCTGTATCTGGATTACTCTCTGTCGTGGGGGACTCTAGCCCGCATCTACTCATTGCTGCTTTATTTATTTTAACAGCCTCTATTGGCCTATTTATCTCTAACACGGCAACAGCTATTCTATTAGCCCCGATAGCCATTCAAGCGGCTGAACAAGTAGGTGTCTCACCCTATCCATTTGCCATGACAATCGCTCTTGCGGCCTCTGCCGCATTTATGACCCCCGTATCATCCCCTGTCAACACACTAGTTGTAGGGCCTGGGCGCTATAAATTTATCGACTTTATAAAATTAGGAGTACCCTTTACCTTGATAGTTATGGTAATTTGTATCCTCTTTGTACCTATATTATTTCCTCTACACCCTATACCATAA
- the serS gene encoding serine--tRNA ligase: MLDSKLVRTQPKEIAKRLAARGFILDVEKIEALEQKRRTAQVTTERLQADRNARAKAIGQAKQRGEDIAPLLAEVDQLGDDLEKNKAELDTIQAELDAILLAIPNLPDESVPVGADEEDNVEVRRWGAPKAFDFEVKDHVDLGTAIGGLDFEAAVRMSGARFTVLKGAIARLHRALAQFMINLHTSEHGYEEAYTPYLVQAQTLQGTGQLPKFEEDLFKLPREDASDLYLIPTAEVTLTNLVAGQILEEKQLPIKLVAHSPCFRSEAGASGRDTRGMIRQHQFDKVEMVRIVEPSTSMQALEELTANAEKVLQLLNLPYRVITLCTGDMGFGAVKTYDIEVWIPSQDKYREISSCSNCGDFQARRMLARYRNAETNKPELVHTLNGSGLAVGRTLVAVLENYQQADGSIIVPDALKPYMGGIEVIR, encoded by the coding sequence ATGTTAGATTCAAAATTGGTAAGAACACAACCCAAAGAAATAGCGAAACGACTTGCTGCTCGTGGTTTCATACTCGATGTTGAAAAAATCGAAGCACTCGAGCAAAAACGCCGCACTGCACAAGTAACAACAGAGCGATTACAAGCAGATCGTAATGCCCGAGCAAAAGCAATCGGCCAAGCAAAACAACGTGGAGAAGACATCGCGCCCCTACTAGCAGAAGTAGACCAGTTGGGTGATGATCTTGAAAAAAATAAAGCAGAACTTGACACAATACAAGCTGAACTAGATGCGATCTTATTAGCTATTCCCAATCTACCAGATGAAAGTGTTCCTGTCGGTGCCGATGAAGAAGATAATGTCGAAGTAAGACGTTGGGGAGCGCCTAAAGCTTTTGATTTTGAAGTAAAAGATCACGTTGATCTTGGCACTGCGATCGGCGGGCTTGATTTTGAAGCAGCAGTTAGAATGTCTGGTGCTCGCTTTACCGTATTAAAAGGCGCTATCGCAAGATTACATCGCGCCCTAGCACAATTTATGATCAACCTACATACATCAGAACATGGGTATGAAGAGGCTTATACACCTTACTTAGTTCAAGCTCAAACACTACAAGGTACAGGTCAACTCCCTAAATTCGAAGAAGACCTATTTAAGTTACCTCGTGAAGATGCATCTGATCTATATCTTATTCCAACCGCAGAGGTCACGTTAACAAACCTCGTCGCAGGGCAAATCTTAGAAGAAAAACAACTACCCATTAAACTAGTGGCTCACTCCCCTTGCTTTAGAAGTGAAGCAGGTGCTTCAGGTAGAGATACTCGTGGCATGATTCGTCAGCACCAATTTGATAAAGTTGAAATGGTACGCATTGTTGAGCCTTCTACCTCAATGCAAGCATTAGAGGAATTAACAGCCAATGCTGAAAAAGTATTACAACTACTTAACCTACCCTATCGTGTAATTACACTATGTACTGGTGATATGGGCTTTGGCGCTGTTAAAACCTACGATATTGAAGTATGGATTCCGAGTCAAGACAAATACCGTGAAATTTCCTCTTGCTCTAACTGCGGTGATTTCCAAGCACGCCGTATGCTAGCACGTTACCGTAATGCAGAAACAAATAAACCAGAATTAGTACACACCCTAAACGGTTCTGGTTTAGCGGTTGGCCGTACACTCGTGGCTGTACTTGAAAATTATCAACAGGCAGACGGTTCAATTATCGTTCCTGATGCGTTGAAACCCTATATGGGCGGTATTGAGGTTATTCGCTAA
- the cysG gene encoding siroheme synthase CysG has translation MDFLPLFHNLQGQDVLLVGGGSIALRKARLLLASSAKLTVVAPCINEELKALLTKHQCHYIQAHYHESHIANSLLIVAATNDLLVNQHISNDARLRRIPVNVVDNPTLSTVIFPAIIDRSPIIVAVSSGGKSPVLARLLRAKLETLLPSGYAKLAKLAEKFRDKVKQHFSNTEQRRIFWEKVLQGSISEQVLAGRESQAEKELQQLLDNTQDQPPKGEVYLVGAGPGDPDLLTFRALRLMQQADVVLYDRLVAPEIIDLCRRDADRIYVGKKRNNHTLPQDDINLLLVNLAKQGKRVVRLKGGDPFIFGRGGEEIETLADHNIAFQVVPGITAASGCAAYAGIPLTHRDYAQSVRFVTGHLKDNSIDLPWQELVAKGQTVVFYMGLIGLPTICQQLIQHGQAPDTPMALIEQGTTQSQRVFTSTLANMPETLANKTIQAPTLIIVGEVVKLRDKLAWFN, from the coding sequence ATGGACTTTCTACCACTTTTTCACAACCTACAAGGACAAGATGTCTTATTAGTTGGCGGTGGTTCTATAGCACTGCGTAAGGCCAGACTATTACTGGCCAGCAGTGCTAAACTCACAGTTGTAGCTCCCTGTATTAATGAAGAATTAAAGGCGCTTCTTACAAAGCACCAATGCCATTATATCCAAGCGCATTACCATGAATCACATATTGCCAACTCACTATTAATTGTAGCCGCTACTAATGATCTGTTAGTTAATCAACACATTTCAAACGACGCAAGATTACGCCGCATTCCTGTGAATGTAGTGGATAATCCGACTCTAAGCACTGTTATTTTTCCTGCCATTATCGACCGTTCTCCTATCATTGTCGCCGTTTCGAGCGGCGGAAAGTCCCCCGTTTTAGCTCGCTTATTACGGGCTAAGTTAGAAACTTTACTCCCCAGCGGTTATGCCAAACTCGCCAAGCTCGCTGAAAAATTCCGTGATAAAGTCAAACAACATTTCTCTAATACAGAACAGCGGCGTATTTTCTGGGAAAAGGTATTACAAGGTTCTATTAGTGAGCAGGTATTAGCCGGGCGAGAAAGCCAAGCAGAAAAAGAGCTACAACAACTGTTAGATAATACTCAAGACCAACCGCCTAAAGGTGAGGTTTATTTGGTAGGTGCCGGCCCTGGTGATCCTGATTTGCTTACCTTTAGAGCATTACGCTTGATGCAACAAGCAGATGTCGTCTTGTATGATCGCTTGGTTGCACCTGAAATCATTGATCTATGCCGCCGTGATGCTGACCGTATTTATGTAGGTAAGAAGCGCAATAATCACACATTACCACAAGACGATATTAATCTGCTCTTGGTAAATCTTGCCAAACAGGGTAAACGTGTTGTGCGCCTGAAAGGTGGAGACCCTTTTATATTTGGACGTGGCGGTGAGGAGATCGAGACCTTAGCCGATCATAACATAGCATTTCAAGTCGTTCCGGGAATTACTGCAGCTAGTGGCTGTGCAGCTTACGCTGGTATTCCTCTCACTCATCGTGATTATGCCCAATCTGTTCGTTTTGTCACAGGACATTTAAAAGACAATAGTATTGATTTACCTTGGCAAGAACTTGTTGCCAAAGGTCAAACCGTCGTCTTTTATATGGGGCTTATTGGTTTGCCAACTATTTGCCAACAGCTTATTCAACACGGTCAAGCCCCTGATACGCCTATGGCACTTATTGAGCAAGGAACGACACAATCTCAGCGAGTTTTCACCAGCACACTCGCCAATATGCCTGAAACTCTGGCAAACAAAACCATACAAGCACCCACTCTAATTATTGTGGGTGAGGTGGTCAAACTAAGGGATAAATTAGCTTGGTTTAACTAA
- a CDS encoding M18 family aminopeptidase, whose protein sequence is MSNASSQALINFIHESPTPFHAVSKMIGQLEAAGYQPLYEQDSWSIQAGGRYYVTRNDSSLIAFKLGKIKLEESGFRMVGAHTDSPCLQVKPQPELNKSGCWQLGVAVYGGALLSPWFDRDLSLAGRVTFTHQGKVQSRLINIESPIAIIPNLAIHLNREANKGWAINQQTELPPIIACSDDIPFDLKALLAKQLFSEYGLQEVELLDYELSFYDNQKGNIVGLNNDFITSARLDNLLSCYTGLEALLHANDEQNCLLICTDHEEVGSCSACGADGPFLEQVLTRLMPDPSALSRCIEKSILVSADNAHAQHPNYPQKHDEQHAPKINAGPVIKINGNQRYASNSITAGIFRHLCQINQVPVQTFVTRSDMGCGSTIGPIAASKVGVKTVDIGLPTWAMHSIREVAGTKDVTYMMTILKAFYEIESLY, encoded by the coding sequence ATGAGCAATGCATCAAGTCAGGCACTGATTAACTTTATTCATGAGTCACCAACTCCTTTTCATGCGGTCAGTAAAATGATTGGGCAGTTAGAGGCTGCTGGCTATCAACCTTTATATGAGCAAGATAGCTGGTCAATTCAAGCAGGTGGGCGTTATTATGTGACGCGTAATGATTCCTCACTCATTGCTTTTAAACTGGGGAAAATTAAGTTAGAAGAGTCGGGCTTTAGAATGGTAGGTGCTCATACAGATAGCCCTTGCTTACAAGTTAAACCCCAACCTGAGTTAAATAAAAGTGGTTGTTGGCAGTTAGGTGTTGCTGTTTATGGTGGGGCTTTGTTATCCCCTTGGTTTGATAGAGACTTGTCTCTAGCAGGTCGTGTTACTTTTACTCATCAAGGTAAAGTACAAAGCCGTTTAATTAATATAGAATCACCGATTGCGATTATTCCTAATCTCGCTATTCATCTCAACCGAGAAGCCAATAAAGGTTGGGCTATTAACCAACAAACCGAGCTTCCCCCCATCATCGCATGCAGTGACGATATCCCCTTTGATCTAAAAGCATTATTAGCTAAACAGCTATTTAGTGAGTATGGTTTACAAGAGGTTGAACTCTTGGATTATGAATTAAGCTTTTATGACAATCAAAAAGGCAATATAGTAGGCTTAAATAATGATTTTATTACCAGTGCCCGTTTAGATAATCTATTATCCTGCTATACAGGACTTGAAGCTTTATTGCATGCAAATGATGAACAAAATTGTTTGCTTATTTGTACTGATCATGAAGAGGTCGGTTCATGTTCTGCTTGTGGTGCGGATGGCCCTTTTTTAGAGCAAGTATTAACAAGGCTCATGCCTGATCCAAGCGCTTTAAGTCGTTGTATTGAGAAATCCATACTCGTCTCCGCCGATAATGCTCATGCGCAACATCCCAACTACCCACAAAAGCATGATGAACAACATGCACCTAAAATTAATGCAGGCCCTGTCATAAAGATCAATGGCAATCAACGCTATGCCTCTAATAGCATTACGGCAGGTATTTTTCGTCATCTTTGCCAAATTAATCAAGTTCCTGTACAAACCTTCGTTACCCGGAGCGATATGGGCTGTGGCTCAACCATCGGACCTATTGCAGCGAGTAAGGTGGGTGTAAAAACAGTGGATATCGGTTTACCAACTTGGGCAATGCACTCCATTAGGGAGGTAGCAGGGACGAAAGACGTAACCTATATGATGACGATATTGAAAGCATTTTATGAAATAGAGAGTCTCTATTAG
- a CDS encoding phosphoadenylyl-sulfate reductase, with the protein MTNSTFDVETLATTYSDKSPRDILKLAFEHFNDDLWVSFSGAEDVVALDMAWRINKKVNVFCLDTGRLHPETYQFIEEVRDFYSINIEILSPDYQKLEPFIKEKGLFSFYKDGHSECCGIRKVEPLRRKLSTIGAWVTGQRRDQSPGTRSHVPVMEKDMTFSTPTNQLYKFNPLANMSSKEVWDYIRMMEIPYNSLHTKGFISIGCEPCTRPVLPNQHEREGRWWWEEGTQKECGLHAGNLIAKE; encoded by the coding sequence ATGACTAACTCAACGTTTGATGTTGAAACTTTAGCGACAACATATAGCGATAAATCACCGCGTGACATTCTCAAATTAGCGTTTGAACACTTTAATGATGACCTGTGGGTATCATTTAGTGGTGCAGAAGATGTAGTTGCATTAGATATGGCATGGCGAATTAATAAAAAGGTGAATGTATTTTGCCTTGATACAGGAAGACTACATCCTGAAACATATCAATTTATTGAAGAGGTTAGGGATTTTTACTCGATTAATATTGAAATATTATCACCGGATTACCAAAAATTAGAGCCTTTTATCAAAGAAAAGGGGCTTTTTAGTTTTTATAAAGATGGGCACAGTGAATGTTGTGGTATTCGTAAAGTTGAACCGTTACGCCGTAAGTTATCAACTATCGGTGCTTGGGTAACAGGGCAGCGCCGTGATCAAAGCCCTGGTACACGTAGTCATGTGCCTGTGATGGAAAAGGATATGACATTCTCGACACCAACCAATCAACTTTATAAGTTTAATCCCTTAGCCAATATGAGCAGTAAGGAAGTATGGGATTATATTCGAATGATGGAAATACCGTATAATAGTCTACATACAAAAGGTTTTATTAGTATTGGTTGTGAGCCTTGTACGCGTCCTGTACTTCCTAATCAGCATGAGCGCGAAGGACGCTGGTGGTGGGAAGAGGGCACGCAAAAAGAATGTGGATTACACGCCGGTAATTTAATCGCTAAAGAGTAA
- the ilvC gene encoding ketol-acid reductoisomerase, with product MKFSEKIYRDEDVSLEPLKGKTVAIIGYGSQARAQSLNIRDSGIKVIVGCGDRKFFPDWERAEADGHTVMSIEDAVKQSDLVHVLLQDPAQPEAYKKHIHEHLKEGQTLSFCHGFAILYGTIQPPKNVDVTLYVPNGPGPVVRQKYLDGSGIYGCVCVEQDYTGNALKTELALAKAAGSTRAGTIEMSFQHETEGDNFEEQVLYGGTIHLMREVYQLMADAGYPKSFAYAKAIRSIRSVIDDIDAVGIETYLSTHCSRTCEFAVRHSGPRVINREAIREVFNETEKGVFARNWLVEFSHGMPTLHRMRRERKDSDMEQTGKLWRETFAKETDLGAK from the coding sequence ATGAAATTTTCAGAAAAGATTTATCGTGATGAGGATGTATCCTTAGAACCATTGAAAGGAAAAACAGTTGCTATTATTGGTTATGGTAGCCAAGCTAGAGCACAAAGTTTAAATATCCGTGATAGCGGAATAAAAGTTATTGTTGGTTGTGGCGATCGCAAATTCTTCCCTGACTGGGAAAGAGCTGAAGCAGATGGTCATACCGTAATGAGCATCGAAGATGCTGTCAAACAAAGTGATCTAGTACACGTTTTATTACAAGATCCTGCACAGCCTGAAGCCTATAAAAAACATATTCATGAACATTTAAAAGAAGGTCAAACACTAAGCTTTTGTCATGGCTTTGCTATTTTATATGGCACAATTCAACCCCCTAAAAATGTTGACGTTACACTCTACGTCCCCAATGGCCCAGGGCCTGTCGTACGCCAAAAATATTTAGATGGATCAGGTATTTATGGGTGTGTTTGTGTTGAGCAAGACTACACTGGTAATGCATTGAAAACAGAACTTGCATTAGCAAAAGCTGCGGGTAGTACACGTGCGGGTACTATTGAAATGTCTTTCCAACATGAGACTGAAGGTGATAACTTCGAAGAACAAGTATTGTACGGCGGTACAATCCATCTTATGAGAGAAGTTTATCAATTAATGGCCGATGCGGGTTACCCTAAATCATTCGCTTATGCAAAAGCAATCCGTTCTATTCGCTCAGTTATCGATGATATCGATGCAGTAGGTATTGAAACATACCTTTCAACTCACTGTAGCCGTACTTGTGAATTTGCGGTTAGACATAGCGGTCCTCGTGTTATTAATAGAGAAGCTATCCGTGAAGTATTTAATGAAACAGAAAAAGGGGTTTTCGCCCGTAATTGGTTAGTTGAATTTAGTCATGGTATGCCAACACTTCACCGTATGCGTAGAGAACGTAAAGACAGTGATATGGAGCAAACTGGTAAGCTATGGCGTGAGACTTTTGCTAAAGAAACAGACTTAGGCGCTAAATAG
- a CDS encoding tetratricopeptide repeat protein, with protein sequence MKFLIIIIIAIVIILGIKTYNQEQWQKDAMSDTWYDSHPEETAILISRCKDQKATLQACEAVKQFKENNLSLSEIYAIFQRGQQSLDQKNYQEAMKYYLKAAKYNNFDAINNIGYMYSHGLGVEKNPQKAFQWFLKAAKLGNPMSMYAVGIDYYYGKGTPKDITKAKEWLSKSANAGYSDAKNFLNQIQ encoded by the coding sequence ATGAAGTTTTTAATCATCATTATTATTGCCATTGTAATCATATTAGGGATAAAAACTTATAACCAAGAACAATGGCAGAAAGACGCAATGTCTGACACTTGGTATGATAGTCATCCAGAGGAAACAGCAATATTAATTAGCCGTTGTAAAGACCAAAAAGCAACACTTCAAGCATGTGAGGCTGTTAAACAATTTAAAGAAAATAATTTATCACTATCAGAAATATATGCCATCTTCCAACGTGGCCAGCAAAGTTTAGATCAAAAAAACTATCAAGAAGCGATGAAATACTATTTAAAAGCTGCTAAATATAATAATTTTGATGCCATCAATAACATTGGTTATATGTACAGTCACGGTTTGGGTGTTGAGAAAAACCCTCAAAAAGCCTTTCAATGGTTTCTAAAAGCGGCAAAACTAGGCAATCCGATGTCGATGTATGCTGTTGGAATTGACTACTATTATGGTAAAGGGACACCAAAAGATATAACTAAAGCAAAAGAATGGTTATCTAAATCAGCCAACGCGGGTTATTCTGATGCAAAAAACTTTTTAAACCAAATACAGTAA
- the yejK gene encoding nucleoid-associated protein YejK: protein MPIHHSIVHLIDKKPDGTPSVLHLSEHELSLSQAMENLLTDLNESYNAKPNKAWGYFHEESGAYPFSGWLTQYLEKQQDFISFSKQASEHLQKLMEESNLSMGGYVLIAHYQQGMTDYLTITLLHHTKGVTVTDSLEITEAKHLDLAQLHLAARINLSEWQNNKQSKQYISFIRGKNGKKVSDYFRDFIGCQEGVDAPSETRTLLKAFSDYVEDEDYSEDQTKQKTDTLVSYASSQARLGEAISLDELSELMNEETPRAFYDYIRNKDYGLSPVIPPDKRTLNQFKRFTGRAEGLSISFEAHLLGSRIEYDESSDTLIIHQVPTKLKDQLKRNNK, encoded by the coding sequence ATGCCTATCCATCATAGCATTGTCCATTTAATTGATAAAAAACCTGACGGAACACCATCAGTACTCCATCTCAGTGAACATGAGTTATCTCTATCTCAAGCAATGGAAAACTTATTAACCGATTTAAATGAGAGCTACAATGCCAAGCCAAATAAAGCATGGGGCTACTTTCATGAAGAATCTGGCGCTTATCCCTTTAGCGGTTGGTTAACTCAATACTTAGAGAAACAACAAGATTTTATTAGTTTTAGTAAACAAGCTTCAGAACACTTACAAAAATTGATGGAAGAGTCTAATCTATCCATGGGTGGCTATGTACTTATTGCACACTATCAACAAGGAATGACAGACTACCTTACTATTACCCTCCTCCATCATACCAAAGGGGTAACCGTAACTGATAGTCTGGAAATAACTGAAGCTAAGCACCTTGATTTAGCTCAGCTGCATTTAGCCGCACGTATAAACCTTTCCGAGTGGCAAAATAACAAACAGTCAAAACAATATATTTCATTTATTCGTGGCAAAAATGGTAAAAAAGTATCTGATTACTTTAGGGACTTTATCGGATGCCAAGAAGGCGTTGATGCCCCCAGTGAGACACGTACATTATTGAAAGCTTTCAGCGATTATGTAGAAGATGAAGATTATTCCGAAGATCAAACCAAACAAAAAACAGACACTCTCGTCAGTTATGCTAGTTCACAAGCTCGATTAGGTGAAGCGATTTCACTGGATGAATTATCCGAACTTATGAATGAAGAAACACCCCGTGCTTTTTATGACTACATTCGTAATAAAGACTATGGGTTATCGCCTGTTATTCCTCCTGATAAACGTACACTGAATCAGTTTAAGCGATTCACTGGCCGTGCCGAAGGTTTATCTATAAGTTTCGAGGCACATCTATTAGGCTCGCGTATTGAGTACGATGAAAGCAGTGATACATTGATTATTCATCAAGTCCCTACGAAGCTAAAAGATCAATTAAAACGCAATAATAAGTGA
- a CDS encoding HU family DNA-binding protein, with product MNKTELINAIATKANTTQAEAGRVLNAFLETVTETLQKDESVALVGFGSFEVKQRAERQARNLQTGKPMTIPAKKAPVFKAGKGLKEAVDAPKKAKKK from the coding sequence ATGAATAAGACAGAGTTAATTAATGCTATTGCAACTAAGGCTAATACTACACAAGCGGAAGCTGGACGTGTGCTTAATGCATTTTTAGAGACTGTTACTGAAACACTACAAAAGGATGAGTCAGTTGCATTAGTAGGTTTTGGTAGTTTTGAGGTGAAACAGCGTGCAGAGCGTCAAGCACGTAATTTACAAACAGGTAAGCCAATGACTATTCCTGCAAAAAAAGCACCTGTATTTAAAGCAGGTAAAGGCTTAAAAGAAGCTGTAGACGCGCCAAAGAAAGCTAAAAAGAAATAA